One segment of Salvelinus alpinus chromosome 1, SLU_Salpinus.1, whole genome shotgun sequence DNA contains the following:
- the LOC139576136 gene encoding permeability factor 2-like, giving the protein MSIRMSASLVVVLLAFLTITEGMSLRGVGADLRCRCIETESRRIGKLIKKMEMFPPSSHCRDTEIIATLSKSGQEICLDVSAPWVKRVIEKMLANNK; this is encoded by the exons ATGAGCATCAGAATGTCAGCCAGCCTTGTCGTTGTGCTCCTGGCCTTCCTGACCATTACTGAGG GGATGAGTCTGAGAGGCGTGGGGGCTGACCTGCGATGTCGCTGCATTGAGACGGAGAGCAGACGTATTGGTAAACTCATTAAGAAGATGGAGATGTTCCCTCCCAGCTCGCACTGCAGagacactgagatcat TGCCACTCTGAGCAAGAGTGGTCAGGAGATTTGTCTGGATGTCAGCGCTCCTTGGGTCAAGAGGGTCATTGAGAAGATGCTGGCCAA CAACAAATGA